The Bemisia tabaci chromosome 8, PGI_BMITA_v3 genome has a segment encoding these proteins:
- the LOC140223813 gene encoding protein lin-28 homolog — protein MSGFRSLGDGEEVEFECKATGKGLEATLVTGPKGSPCVGSSRRPVSKKRFRKFRCYNCGEFANHLAAKCSLGPQPKRCHFCKSDAHLIADCPSKPEDKHDEKAGKSSVNGSNDAPESNGDAGPPSNGAPSPSPSKSPKDDKK, from the exons ATGAGTGGATTCCGGTCGCTAGGAGATGGAGAAGAAGTAGAATTTGAGTGTAAAGCGACTGGAAAGGGACTTGAAGCAACTTTAGTAACCGGACCCAAAGGATCACCTTGCGTTGGTTCCAGCCGGAGACCTGTTTCCAAGAAAAGATTCCGGAAATTCAG GTGTTACAACTGCGGCGAGTTCGCGAACCACCTGGCGGCGAAATGCTCCCTGGGCCCGCAGCCGAAGAGGTGTCACTTCTGCAAGTCAGACGCCCACCTCATCGCGGACTGCCCGTCCAAGCCGGAAGACAAGCACGACGAAAAAGCGGGCAAGTCCTCCGTCAACGGCTCCAACGACGCGCCCGAATCCAACGGGGACGCTGGCCCCCCCTCCAACGGCGCCCCTTCACCGTCGCCCTCGAAAAGCCCCAAAGACGACAAAAAATAA